A stretch of Malus sylvestris chromosome 11, drMalSylv7.2, whole genome shotgun sequence DNA encodes these proteins:
- the LOC126591493 gene encoding peroxidase 47-like, translating to MVIAKLFVVFLLLQMMSGFVFRAKGLSMGYYIMSCPMAELIVRNTVTRALQADPTLAAGLIRMHFHDCFIEGCDASILLDSTKDNTAEKDSPANLSLRGYEVIDAAKAELEKKCPGVVSCADIVAMASTYAVFAAGGPVYDIPKGRKDGRRSKIEDTRNLPPPTLNASELITMFGQHGFSAQEMVALSGAHTLGVARCSSFKNRLSDNVDPDLDSGFAKQLTKTCSAGDNAEQPFDATRNNFDNVYFNGLQRKAGVLSSDQTLFSSAKTRNIVNGYAFNQAMFFLDFQQAMVKMSTLDVKEGSKGEIRTNCRKMN from the exons ATGGTTATTGCTAAGCTGTTTGTAGTGTTTCTACTATTGCAAATGATGAGTGGCTTCGTATTTCGAGCAAAGGGTTTGAGTATGGGCTATTACATTATGAGCTGCCCGATGGCTGAACTTATTGTGAGAAATACAGTCACCAGGGCCTTGCAAGCTGATCCAACCTTAGCTGCAGGTCTAATCAGAATGCACTTCCATGACTGCTTCATAGag GGATGTGATGCGTCAATTCTCCTGGATTCAACAAAAGATAACACAGCAGAGAAGGACTCTCCAGCAAATTTGAGCTTGCGTGGCTATGAAGTTATAGATGCTGCAAAAGCGGAACTTGAAAAAAAATGCCCTGGCGTGGTCTCTTGCGCCGACATAGTTGCAATGGCTTCTACATATGCAGTTTTTGCG GCTGGGGGTCCGGTTTATGACATACCCAAAGGAAGAAAGGATGGAAGGAGGTCTAAAATAGAAGACACAAGGAATCTGCCTCCACCCACTTTGAATGCCTCTGAGCTCATTACAATGTTTGGGCAACATGGATTTAGTGCTCAAGAAATGGTTGCTTTATCTG GTGCTCACACACTAGGTGTAGCCAGGTGCTCGTCGTTCAAAAACCGATTGAGTGATAATGTGGACCCAGATTTAGATTCAGGTTTTGCAAAGCAACTGACCAAAACATGCAGCGCAGGCGATAATGCCGAGCAACCCTTCGATGCAACGAGAAACAATTTTGATAATGTCTACTTCAACGGACTGCAAAGGAAGGCTGGAGTCCTGAGTTCTGATCAAACCCTATTTTCCAGTGCAAAAACTAGAAACATTGTAAATGGTTATGCCTTCAACCAAGCCATGTTCTTCTTAGATTTTCAACAGGCAATGGTGAAAATGAGCACCCTTGATGTCAAGGAAGGTTCCAAAGGAGAAATAAGAACAAATTGCCGCAAAATGAACTAA